Part of the Candidatus Zixiibacteriota bacterium genome, AATATCACGAGCGGCTCGACACATCGGTATCCGATCGCTTCTGGTATCAGCACGCGCACAACGACTTTCTTGAGGCCGCCTGCCGCTCTGGGATCCCTGGAGCGGCGACTTTCGCCCTCTTGTGGGTGTCGGCCCTGCGCTCGCTGTGGCGAGGCCGTCGCCATTGGGGTGAAGGCTCACGCCAGCGACGCTCTCTCGCGGTGGCGTTGGTCGGCTCTCTCGTGTTTTTCGTGGAATCGCTGAGCGAGGCGACCTTTTCCGACGAGGAAGTCCGTGTCTTGCTTATGCTCGTCTGGGCGCTTGGGTTGGCGGCCGTGTACAACCGGGAGAAAAGCAGCGCGCAGGGGCAACCTTATGTCTATTGACACCCGGGCTTTTGTTTTCGTTAATAGGGACTGACTATGGCAGCTAAACTCTCCAAACCGAAAGTTGCCGAGGCTCCGTCGTTTGACTGGCCGTTCGGCCGGAAGAACTATGTTCTCTTTGCAGTGGCGCTGGTCATCATCGTGATCGGCTACATTTGCCTGGGGTACGGCGACGATCCCAACCACCCGCTTACACTCACTGTCGCACCGATTTTACTGGTGCTCGGTTACCTGCTCATCCCGTTTGCGATCATGGCGAAGGGAAAGCCGGACACCGGCCCGGACAACCAGATGACCCAGTAGCCGGAAGTACGCCCGAAACAGGCCGGGGTTTGCGCGACGAGACTCGGGTACCCGGCCACCGCTCTGATACCCTGGCCAACGGACGCGACTGCGATG contains:
- a CDS encoding DUF3098 domain-containing protein, giving the protein MAAKLSKPKVAEAPSFDWPFGRKNYVLFAVALVIIVIGYICLGYGDDPNHPLTLTVAPILLVLGYLLIPFAIMAKGKPDTGPDNQMTQ